In Oryza brachyantha chromosome 1, ObraRS2, whole genome shotgun sequence, the following are encoded in one genomic region:
- the LOC102714520 gene encoding transcription termination factor Rho-like: MDAAGLAALEGELVAMSSRIAFLEARVSSLEAENARLRGAMAGEGEPAGRAGNGNTPTSSSRRFGGGNAQGEAEVAGGRVAARDVVEVSDSDEEAEAEAEKGRAAEEGTGAVPIPRKRAALRVVTGESGDEDEVEDAEAGGGDDGGDQGSVSCGDNAGLEDDDVSATPHGRKRAAALVVTSDSEDEVGSWGGRRRGKDDNRKRALRGGRDDEDDDEGEGVTLSRKRALRGDSDSENEDGGDGAHVVATGIESDDDMIPIREVVKKMRKERVSKGGGELGETEGCSTPTTRRSARLAKGRSKRPQSARRALNFVEPKDCQESECDSDEDDDINEFIINDSDCSENSAEPEDSDASAPTEGSSSELEESDNEIDYKDVMACIGRKRNTKEWKFEAEMLSAFAENPELCLKAVCALYRKQTEDEQRSKSTIVHNKQGFNQFDALRGSSIAEFLLDGDTFGLLKKTVHDLEEYDPCALEFCHKLAARYSKQLFSIYQNKEDPNFHP; encoded by the exons atggACGCCGCGGGGCTCGCGGCGCTGGAGGGAGAGCTCGTCGCCATGTCGTCCCGCATCGCCTTCCTCGAGGCCAGGGTCTCCTCCCTCGAAGCCGAGAACGCGCGCCTGAGGGGGGCCAtggcgggggagggggagccGGCGGGCCGTGCAGGTAACGGAAACAccccgacctcctcctcccgtcgATTCGGTGGCGGGAACGCGCAAGGGGAAGCGGAGGTGGCGGGAGGGCGTGTGGCCGCGCGTGATGTTGTAGAGGTCAGCGAcagcgacgaggaggcggaggcggaggcggagaaggGGAGGGCCGCGGAGGAGGGCACTGGTGCGGTTCCGATCCCCCGGAAGCGTGCGGCCTTGCGGGTGGTGACCGGCGAGAGCGGGGATGAGGACGAGGTCGAGGACGCCGAGgcaggtggtggtgatgatggAGGCGACCAGGGGAGCGTTAGCTGTGGCGACAATGCGGGTCTCGAGGATGATGATGTTAGTGCCACGCCGCATGGTAGgaagcgcgccgccgcgctggttGTCACCAGCGATAGTGAAGATGAGGTTGGGAGTTGGGGTGGACGCAGGAGGGGCAAGGATGATAACAGGAAGCGCGCTCTGCGTGGTGGCCGCGACgatgaggatgatgatgaggGTGAGGGTGTCACTTTGAGTAGGAAGCGTGCTCTGCGTGGAGACAGTGATAGTGAGAATGAGGATGGTGGTGATGGTGCTCATGTAGTTGCAACAGGGATTGAGAGTGATGATGATATGATTCCTATTCGTGAAGTGGTCAAGAAGATGAGAAAAGAGAGGGTGAGCAAGGGAGGTGGTGAATTGGGTGAGACTGAAGGGTGTTCCACGCCTACAACTAGGCGCTCGGCTCGGTTAGCTAAAGGTCGGTCAAAAAGACCGCAGTCTGCACGTCGGGCTCTCAACTTTGTTGAACCCAAGGATTGTCAAGAGAGTGAGTGTGACTcagatgaagatgatgatattaatgaatttataataaatgattCGGATTGTTCGGAAAATTCTGCTGAACCAGAAGACTCTGATGCCTCTGCTCCCACTGAAGGATCCTCTTCAGAACTAGAAGAGTCTGACAATGAGATAGACTATAAAGATGTTATGGCTTGCATAGGTCGTAAAAGGAATACTAAGGAATGGAAGTTTGAGGCAGAGATGTTATCTGCATTTGCTGAAAACCCTGAACTTTGCTTGAAAGCTGTTTGTGCTCTCTATCGAAAGCAGACTGAGGATGAACAGAGATCGAAGTCTACAATTGTGCATAACAAGCAAGGATTTAACCAATTTGATGCCTTAAG GGGATCTTCCATTGCCGAGTTTCTTCTTGATGGCGATACTTTTGGCCTGCTTAAGAAGACTGTCCATGATTTGGAGGAATATGATCCTTGCGCACTTGAGTTCTGTCACAAACTGGCTGCACGTTACTCAAAACAGTTGTTTTCAATATATCAGAACAAGGAGGACCCCAACTTCCATCCATGA
- the LOC102714794 gene encoding uncharacterized protein LOC102714794, producing the protein MARLLQLPDLAAARPPAARRRRILVSAEAGGGVKQQQQQQRASVGRGRKEGEAAGRVIRVADPVREGRLLPPPLFSVPVTPSESPAAARQREDDEEERRRYYLNMGYAIRTLREELPDVFSKEPSFDIYRDDIVFKDPLNKFEGIDNYRRIFWALRFTGRIFFKALWVDIVSIWQPAENLIMIRWIAHGIPRVPWESHGRFDGASEYKLDKNGKIHEHKVHNVAMNPPTKFKVLPVHELIRSLGCPSTPKPTYFEISSQSLSVAPCYLRLAWARCYLQLCHMLSLANLGEG; encoded by the exons ATGGCTCGCCTGCTGCAGCTCCCAGacctcgcggcggcgaggccgccggcggcgcggaggaggaggatcttGGTGTCGGCGGAGGCCGGGGGTGGggtgaagcagcagcagcagcagcagcgtgcGTCggtggggagggggaggaaggagggggaGGCTGCGGGGCGGGTGATCAGGGTCGCCGACCCCGTGCGGGAAGGGaggctgctgccgccgccgctcttctCCGTGCCGGTCACGCCGTCggagtcgccggcggcggccaggcagcgggaggacgacgaggaggagcggcggaggTACTACCTCAACATGGGGTACGCGATCCGGACGCTGAGGGAGGAGCTCCCCGATGTGTTCTCCAAGGAGCCCAGCTTCGATATCTACAG AGATGATATTGTCTTCAAGGATCCTCTCAATAAATTTGAGGGCATTGATAATTATAGAAGGATATTCTGGGCACTCCGCTTCACTGGCCGAATCTTCTTCAAAGCACTATGGGTTGATATAGTTAGCATATGGCAGCCTGCTGAGAATCTTATCATGATTCGCTGGATTGCCCATGGCATTCCTCGAGTCCCGTGGGAAAGCCATGGTCGCTTCGATGGTGCTTCTGAGTATAAACTTGACAAGAATGGGAAGATCCACGAGCATAAGGTGCACAATGTTGCTATGAATCCACCAACAAAGTTCAAGGTACTGCCGGTCCACGAGCTAATCAGATCACTCGGTTGTCCCTCCACACCGAAACCAACATATTTTGAGATTTCATCTCAATCTTTGAGCGTAGCACCTTGTTATTTAAGATTGGCATGGGCAAGATGCTACCTTCAGTTGTGCCATATGCTTTCCCTAGCAAATCTGGGAGAAGGATAG
- the LOC102719992 gene encoding aluminum-activated malate transporter 9-like: MNGKKGSIRIDICQLTPKDVVPEGAKKPISKGLSPRKWLRDVWEFARQDTNRVTFALKVGLACLLVSLLILFRAPYDIFGANIIWSILTVAIMFEYTVGATFNRGFNRAVGSVLAGVFAIVVIQVAMSSGHIAEPYIIGFSIFLIGAVTSFMKLWPSLVQYEYGFRVILFTYCLIIVSGYRMGNPIRTAMDRLYSIAIGALIAVLVNVFICPIWAGEQLHKELVNNFNSLADSLEECVKKYLSDDGSEHPEFSKTVMDNFPDEPAFRKCRATLNSSSKFDSLANSAKWEPPHGRFKHFFYPWAEYVKVGNVLRHCAYEVMALHGCVHSEIQAPYNLRCAFKSEISDATKQAAELLRSLAKDLNNMKWSLQTSLLKHVHVSTERLQHSIDLHSYLFTASQEDNHAKPQLKISRVVSFKNQSGEPECKTMESTTPMAMEVESYHEMMKRQQRKLHSWPSREVDDFEDDENVVSDLIPKMRALESTTALSLATFTSLLIEFVARLDHLVEAAEKLATMARFKQQTAN, encoded by the exons ATGAATGGAAAGAAGGGTAGTATAAGGATTGATATCTGCCAGCTGACACCAAAAGATGTGGTGCCTGAAGGTGCAAAGAAGCCAATCAGTAAAGGATTGTCCCCAAGGAAATGGCTACGCGATGTTTGGGAATTCGCTAGACAGGATACAAACAGGGTCACCTTTGCACTCAAGGTTGGCCTTGCTTGCCTCCTTGTGTCACTGCTCATACTATTCCGTGCACCCTATGACATCTTTGGGGCTAACATCATCTGGTCCATTCTCACTGTTGCTATAATGTTCGAGTACACTGTTG GTGCAACATTCAATCGAGGATTCAATCGGGCCGTCGGAAGTGTACTTGCTGGAGTATTTGCCATAGTCGTTATTCAGGTGGCTATGTCTAGTGGCCACATTGCAGAACCATACATCATTGGTTTCAGCATATTTCTTATTG GTGCTGTAACATCATTCATGAAGCTATGGCCGTCACTAGTTCAATATGAGTATGGTTTTCGAGTAATCCTATTCACGTATTGCTTGATCATCGTATCGGGATACCGCATGGGAAATCCCATCAGAACTGCAATGGACAGGCTCTACTCAATTGCGATTGGAGCCCTCATAGCTGTTCTAGTAAATGTCTTTATTTGCCCAATATGGGCAGGGGAACAACTGCATAAGGAGCTAGTTAACAACTTCAACTCTCTGGCAGACTCCTTAGAAG AGTGTGTCAAGAAGTATCTAAGTGATGATGGTTCCGAACATCCAGAGTTCTCAAAGACAGTCATGGATAACTTCCCCGATGAACCAGCATTCAGGAAGTGCCGGGCTACATTAAATTCGTCATCAAAGTTCGATTCTCTG GCGAACTCTGCTAAATGGGAACCGCCACATGGAAGATTCAAGCACTTCTTTTACCCATGGGCAGAGTATGTGAAAGTTGGCAATGTTCTTCGGCACTGTGCCTACGAGGTGATGGCTTTGCATGGCTGTGTGCACTCAGAGATCCAG GCCCCATACAACCTAAGGTGTGCCTTCAAGTCCGAGATCTCAGATGCCACAAAGCAAGCCGCGGAGTTGTTGCGCAGTTTGGCAAAGGATTTAAACAACATGAAGTGGAGCCTTCAAACTAGCTTACTTAAGCATGTTCATGTCTCAACCGAGCGTCTGCAACACTCAATTGACTTGCACTCCTACCTCTTCACCGCAAGTCAAGAAGACAACCATGCCAAGCCACAATTGAAAATCTCAAGGGTTGTGTCTTTCAAGAACCAGTCTGGTGAGCCAGAATGCAAGACAATGGAAAGCACCACACCAATGGCAATGGAAGTTGAATCCTACCATGAAATGATGAAAAGGCAGCAGAGGAAGTTGCATTCATGGCCTTCCAGGGAGGTGGATGATTTTGAAGATGACGAAAATGTTGTTTCTGATCTCATTCCGAAGATGCGTGCACTTGAAAGTACCACAGCGCTGTCCCTTGCTACTTTCACATCACTACTGATTGAATTTGTTGCTAGGCTTGACCATTTGGTCGAGGCTGCTGAGAAGCTCGCTACGATGGCTAGGTTCAAGCAGCAGACTGCAAACTAA